CCCGAGGCCGCGGAAATCATCTGGCTGGATCATGAAACTGACGAGCACCTCAATGGGGACTCCATTGGAGTCCCAAGTTCAGGATTCTCTGAAGGAGTTTTTCGTAAGAGATTCCACCGGCCTCGGCCGACTCGGCGAAATCTTCTCCGTAGGCGAGCTGGGGATTGGGATTCGCCTCGAGGAAGAAAATCCGGCCCACAGGATCGAGGCGAAAGTCGATGCGCGCATAGCCGCTCAGGTAGAGGTTGCGGTAAATCCGCTTGGCGAGTTTTTGGATCTCCACCTGGGTCGAGTCGGAAAGATTCTTCGCCGGTCCGGTTCGTATCTTGTGCTTTCGCTGGTAGCGGGCGTTCCATTTGACGTGTCCGGTAGCAATCGCCCAGGCGCTTTTCGAGAGTTTCGACAGATAGATCTCCCAGACGGGAAATACCTGGAGACGCTCGTTCCCGATGACGCCCACGTAGAGCTCTCTCCCGTCGATGTAGCGCTCGACGATCGCGTCGGTCCCAACGTTCTTGTGGACGAAGGCGATCCGCTCACGCAGCCTGTCCTCGTCCTCCACGACCGAAGCCTGGGAGATTCCCGCCGATGCGTCCTGAACGAGCGATTTTACGATCGCGGGAAACCGGAGGCGCGGGGGCATCCGGAAGTTCCTTCCCCGCTGGAACACGTTGAACTCGGGGACCCGGATGCGGTGATAGGCGAGCAGCTTCTTCGAAACCGCTTTGTCGCG
The nucleotide sequence above comes from Vicinamibacteria bacterium. Encoded proteins:
- a CDS encoding ATP-grasp domain-containing protein yields the protein VLALMHQSMMPPDDVEGYDLREVSWKMEFDVIETLMRMGHRVSRLGVESDLGVIRRAIRDERPHIVFNLLEDFDDVPIYDQNVVSYLELLRVLYTGCNARGLMLARDKAVSKKLLAYHRIRVPEFNVFQRGRNFRMPPRLRFPAIVKSLVQDASAGISQASVVEDEDRLRERIAFVHKNVGTDAIVERYIDGRELYVGVIGNERLQVFPVWEIYLSKLSKSAWAIATGHVKWNARYQRKHKIRTGPAKNLSDSTQVEIQKLAKRIYRNLYLSGYARIDFRLDPVGRIFFLEANPNPQLAYGEDFAESAEAGGISYEKLLQRILNLGLQWSPH